A stretch of Corallococcus macrosporus DNA encodes these proteins:
- a CDS encoding DUF4920 domain-containing protein → MHMLRTALVMLVAAPLVALAADKTPAPAKAKSEAAASDCHHPADAKTPEAAKAASSGAWTLTRGEPLKGEPTVKLAELLAKPQAHDGKVVRVEGQVRKACEKKGCWLELAQDAKSPGVRVTFKDYGFFVPLDSAGSQARVEGVVKVAELSDAHAKHYEAEGAIVPRGADGKPREVQLVASGVELRR, encoded by the coding sequence ATGCACATGCTCCGCACCGCCCTCGTGATGCTGGTCGCCGCTCCCCTCGTGGCCCTCGCGGCGGACAAGACGCCCGCGCCCGCCAAGGCCAAGTCCGAAGCGGCCGCGAGCGACTGCCACCACCCCGCCGACGCCAAGACGCCCGAGGCCGCCAAGGCCGCCAGCTCCGGCGCCTGGACGCTCACCCGCGGCGAGCCCCTCAAGGGCGAACCCACGGTGAAGCTCGCGGAGCTGCTCGCGAAGCCCCAGGCCCACGACGGCAAGGTCGTCCGCGTGGAGGGCCAGGTGCGCAAGGCGTGTGAGAAGAAGGGCTGCTGGCTGGAGCTGGCCCAGGACGCCAAGAGCCCCGGCGTGCGCGTGACGTTCAAGGACTACGGCTTCTTCGTCCCGCTGGACTCCGCGGGCTCGCAGGCGCGCGTGGAGGGCGTGGTGAAGGTCGCGGAGCTGAGCGACGCCCACGCGAAGCACTACGAGGCGGAAGGCGCCATCGTCCCGCGCGGCGCCGACGGCAAGCCCCGCGAGGTTCAGCTCGTGGCCTCCGGCGTCGAGCTGCGCCGCTAA
- a CDS encoding THUMP domain-containing class I SAM-dependent RNA methyltransferase encodes MAERLALFATAARGTEDLLAEELKELGAKRIRQDRGGVRFMAALDEALNVCLWSRIAMRVLYPLGEFDAHGAQGLYDAVASVPWEEHLTTNVTFAVDANLKDTEHAHSGFVALKVKDAIVDRLRDKLGSRPDVDTRNPDVSVVAHLVKEKLSLSLDLVGEPLHRRGYRVRPTPAPLKENLAAALLRAAGYTGTEALVDPMCGSGTLVIEGGLIARKRAPGINRSFAVERWPHLGTRAKELLADLRADARRNERKVEVPILGFDKSDEALEAADRNVKAARLGEEITLAEGDATKLPPLPEGGGLILTNPPYGDRLGSGGQKGMKTFYFKLGDSLRALPGWRVWVLSGNPAFESAFHARPMARRDVWNGPIPCTLLGYRAPPLPPGSKPVLGTPGESLEVAPVRPEHQDE; translated from the coding sequence ATGGCTGAACGTCTTGCCCTATTCGCCACCGCCGCGCGTGGCACCGAGGACCTGCTCGCCGAGGAGCTGAAGGAGCTTGGCGCGAAGCGCATCCGCCAGGACCGCGGCGGCGTGCGCTTCATGGCCGCGCTCGACGAGGCCCTCAACGTCTGCCTCTGGTCCCGCATCGCCATGCGCGTGCTCTACCCGCTGGGCGAGTTCGACGCCCACGGCGCCCAGGGTCTCTACGACGCGGTGGCCAGCGTCCCGTGGGAGGAGCACCTCACCACGAACGTGACGTTCGCCGTGGACGCGAACCTGAAGGACACCGAGCACGCGCACTCCGGCTTCGTGGCCCTGAAGGTGAAAGACGCCATCGTGGACCGCCTGCGCGACAAGCTGGGCTCGCGGCCGGACGTGGACACGCGCAACCCGGACGTGTCCGTGGTGGCGCACCTGGTGAAGGAGAAGCTGTCGCTCTCCCTGGACCTCGTCGGAGAGCCGCTGCACCGGCGCGGCTACCGCGTGCGCCCCACCCCCGCGCCCCTGAAGGAGAACCTGGCCGCGGCCCTGCTGCGCGCGGCGGGCTACACCGGCACGGAGGCGCTGGTGGACCCCATGTGCGGCTCGGGCACCCTCGTCATCGAGGGCGGCCTCATCGCGCGCAAGCGCGCCCCCGGCATCAACCGGAGCTTCGCGGTGGAGCGCTGGCCGCACCTGGGCACGCGCGCGAAGGAGCTGCTCGCGGACCTGCGCGCGGATGCACGGCGCAACGAGCGCAAGGTGGAGGTCCCCATCCTCGGCTTCGACAAGAGCGACGAGGCGCTGGAGGCCGCGGACCGCAACGTGAAGGCGGCCCGGCTGGGCGAGGAGATCACGCTCGCGGAAGGTGACGCGACGAAGCTGCCGCCCCTTCCCGAGGGCGGAGGGCTCATCCTCACCAACCCGCCCTACGGTGACCGGCTCGGCTCCGGTGGCCAGAAGGGCATGAAGACCTTCTACTTCAAGCTGGGTGACAGCCTGCGCGCGCTGCCGGGCTGGCGCGTCTGGGTGCTGTCCGGCAACCCCGCCTTCGAGAGCGCCTTCCACGCGCGCCCCATGGCCCGGCGCGACGTGTGGAACGGCCCCATCCCCTGCACGCTCCTGGGCTACCGCGCCCCGCCGCTGCCCCCCGGCTCAAAGCCGGTTCTCGGAACGCCGGGCGAGTCGCTGGAGGTTGCTCCGGTGCGTCCAGAGCATCAGGACGAATAG
- a CDS encoding DUF2752 domain-containing protein, producing the protein MKVTIPAPNRRLGTFEWLGLVGLGGLLVGRYVPVARIIPFWGCVLREHTGWPCLGCGLTRVADRVAHFNIPGAWEANPLGTVCALLFALAALVTVLHFLFALPIPEVELDEREWLWVRIAFPLVLLVNYAYVVVHTRFPHLLS; encoded by the coding sequence ATGAAGGTCACCATCCCCGCTCCCAACCGACGGTTGGGGACATTCGAATGGCTCGGGCTCGTCGGGCTGGGTGGGCTGCTCGTGGGGCGCTACGTCCCCGTGGCCCGCATCATCCCGTTCTGGGGCTGTGTGCTGCGCGAGCACACGGGCTGGCCCTGCCTGGGCTGTGGGCTCACCCGCGTGGCGGACCGCGTCGCGCACTTCAACATCCCGGGCGCGTGGGAGGCCAACCCCCTGGGCACCGTGTGCGCGCTGCTGTTCGCGCTGGCCGCGCTGGTGACGGTGCTGCACTTCCTCTTCGCGCTGCCCATCCCGGAGGTGGAGCTGGACGAGCGCGAGTGGCTGTGGGTGCGCATCGCGTTCCCGCTGGTGTTGCTGGTGAATTACGCCTACGTCGTGGTGCACACCCGTTTCCCGCACCTGCTGTCCTGA
- the plsY gene encoding glycerol-3-phosphate 1-O-acyltransferase PlsY: MLSAFLLLGYLCGSVPFGVLLTRWFRGVDVRASGSGNIGATNVTRVAGKKLGAVVLLLDALKAVLPVGLAVHFMPGDARAHALVGLAAVLGHVYPVWLKLQGGKGVATALGVLVVLVPKAALAGAIIYGLVVARWRVSSVGSLSAAVVAIATAFLTARSREYVLLTAGLFVLMLWTHRSNLQRLARRSENRL, translated from the coding sequence GTGCTCTCCGCGTTCCTCCTGCTGGGCTACCTCTGCGGCTCCGTCCCCTTCGGCGTGCTGCTGACGCGGTGGTTTCGCGGAGTGGACGTGCGCGCCAGCGGCAGCGGCAACATCGGCGCCACCAACGTCACGCGCGTCGCCGGCAAGAAGCTGGGCGCGGTGGTGCTGCTGCTGGACGCGCTCAAGGCCGTGCTGCCGGTGGGGCTGGCCGTGCACTTCATGCCCGGGGACGCGCGGGCGCACGCGCTGGTGGGCCTGGCCGCGGTGCTGGGGCACGTGTACCCGGTGTGGCTCAAGCTCCAGGGCGGCAAGGGCGTGGCGACCGCGCTGGGCGTGCTGGTGGTGCTGGTGCCCAAGGCGGCGCTCGCGGGGGCCATCATCTACGGGCTGGTGGTGGCCCGGTGGCGCGTGAGCTCCGTGGGCTCTCTGTCCGCGGCGGTGGTCGCCATCGCCACCGCGTTCCTCACCGCGCGCTCCCGCGAGTACGTGCTGCTCACCGCGGGGCTATTCGTCCTGATGCTCTGGACGCACCGGAGCAACCTCCAGCGACTCGCCCGGCGTTCCGAGAACCGGCTTTGA
- a CDS encoding radical SAM protein produces the protein MEGRYELIEHVCSLLADEVGTLRKEAPYRVALCYPSPYHVGMSSLGYQAIYREVHAHAGATAERVFLPDDVETYKRIRTPLFTWESQAPVSGFEMLAFSVAYELELTGLFTMLELSGLPVLASERDARHPLVVAGGPLTFSNPDPLEPFVDVLVQGEAEDLIHVLLEAAASMEREALLDHLAKVPGFRVPGRGGGARYHVAKATDARLPARTQIITPHTELRSMFLIEPERGCSRGCHYCVMRRTTNGGMRTVPPERILSLIPDHAKRVGLVGAAVTDHPRIVELLRTLVDSGREVGVSSLRADRLTQELVDQLRRGGATNLTVAADGASQKMRDLVDRKHSEEQIVRAAQFARTAGMKQLKVYNVVGLPHEEDADIDELIRFTTELSRILPVALGVAPFVAKRNTPLDGAPFAGLREVENKLERLRKGLRGRAEVRPTSARWAWVEYMLAQCGPEAGLAAMDAWRAGGSFAAWKRAFQERGCEPYLARRVEDGRRQPTVWPIVPGRPPPQPSAA, from the coding sequence GCTACCCGAGCCCCTACCACGTGGGCATGAGCTCGCTGGGCTACCAGGCCATCTACCGGGAGGTGCATGCGCACGCGGGCGCGACCGCGGAGCGTGTCTTTCTTCCGGATGATGTCGAGACATACAAGAGAATAAGGACGCCATTGTTTACCTGGGAATCCCAGGCACCGGTGTCTGGCTTTGAAATGCTTGCATTCTCCGTGGCTTACGAATTGGAACTCACGGGTTTGTTCACGATGTTGGAGTTGTCTGGTTTGCCGGTTCTTGCCTCGGAGCGGGATGCAAGGCATCCGCTGGTGGTGGCGGGCGGCCCGCTGACGTTCTCCAACCCGGATCCGCTGGAGCCCTTCGTGGACGTGCTCGTCCAGGGGGAGGCGGAGGATCTGATCCACGTGCTGCTGGAGGCCGCGGCCTCCATGGAGCGCGAGGCGCTGCTGGATCACCTGGCGAAGGTCCCGGGCTTCCGGGTGCCCGGGCGGGGCGGCGGGGCGCGCTACCACGTGGCGAAGGCGACGGACGCCCGGCTGCCGGCTCGCACGCAGATCATCACGCCGCACACGGAGCTGCGCTCGATGTTCCTCATCGAGCCGGAGCGGGGCTGCTCGCGCGGCTGCCACTACTGCGTCATGCGCCGCACGACGAATGGCGGCATGCGCACGGTGCCCCCGGAGCGCATCCTGTCGCTCATCCCGGACCATGCGAAGCGCGTGGGGCTGGTGGGCGCGGCGGTGACGGACCACCCGCGCATCGTGGAGCTCCTGCGCACCCTCGTGGATTCAGGGCGCGAGGTGGGCGTGTCCTCGCTGCGCGCGGACCGGCTCACGCAGGAGCTGGTGGATCAGCTGCGGCGGGGCGGGGCGACGAACCTCACGGTGGCCGCGGACGGGGCCTCGCAGAAGATGCGGGACCTGGTGGACCGCAAGCACTCCGAAGAGCAGATCGTCCGGGCCGCGCAGTTCGCTCGCACCGCGGGCATGAAGCAGCTCAAGGTCTACAACGTGGTGGGCCTCCCGCATGAGGAGGACGCGGACATCGACGAGTTGATCCGCTTCACCACGGAGCTGTCGCGCATCCTGCCCGTGGCGCTGGGGGTGGCGCCCTTCGTGGCCAAGCGCAACACGCCGCTGGACGGGGCGCCCTTCGCGGGGCTGCGTGAGGTGGAGAACAAGCTGGAGCGGCTGCGCAAGGGCCTGCGCGGGCGGGCGGAGGTGCGGCCCACGTCCGCGCGCTGGGCCTGGGTGGAGTACATGCTGGCCCAGTGCGGCCCGGAGGCCGGGCTGGCCGCCATGGACGCCTGGCGCGCGGGAGGCAGCTTCGCCGCGTGGAAGCGGGCATTCCAGGAGCGCGGGTGCGAGCCGTACCTGGCCCGCCGCGTGGAGGACGGGCGGCGCCAGCCCACGGTGTGGCCCATCGTGCCGGGTCGCCCACCGCCCCAGCCGTCCGCCGCCTGA